In Aeromicrobium marinum DSM 15272, one genomic interval encodes:
- a CDS encoding lytic murein transglycosylase, protein MRRLLVVPVAVLAVVAGCGTVTGGGPTERPRPDVDLPERAVAAPVLAGVVEAGWLGRTSGSTGIPPRVLQAYAAAESRLAEEDPACGIGWNVLAGIGQIESIHGAVNGSRIGADGVASPPIIGIALDGDGVAAIPDTDGGRLDGDTEWDRAVGPMQFIPTTWAEWGADGDGDGRRDPQDVDDAALAAARYLCDAGVVQEKIGFTDAVLTYNRSARYARDVSSTATAYARDTA, encoded by the coding sequence ATGCGCCGCCTGCTCGTCGTCCCGGTGGCCGTCCTGGCCGTGGTGGCCGGCTGTGGGACGGTGACCGGGGGAGGACCGACGGAGCGGCCCCGCCCCGACGTCGATCTTCCGGAGCGGGCGGTCGCAGCTCCAGTGCTCGCCGGCGTGGTGGAGGCCGGGTGGCTGGGCCGCACGTCCGGGTCGACGGGCATCCCGCCGCGGGTCCTGCAGGCCTACGCAGCGGCCGAGTCGCGGCTCGCCGAGGAGGACCCCGCCTGCGGCATCGGCTGGAACGTGCTGGCGGGCATCGGGCAGATCGAGTCCATCCACGGCGCCGTGAACGGCTCGCGGATCGGAGCCGACGGGGTGGCCTCACCGCCGATCATCGGCATCGCCCTGGACGGCGACGGCGTGGCAGCGATCCCCGACACCGACGGCGGCCGGCTGGACGGCGACACCGAGTGGGACCGGGCGGTCGGTCCGATGCAGTTCATCCCGACCACGTGGGCCGAGTGGGGCGCCGACGGCGACGGTGACGGGCGCCGCGACCCCCAGGACGTCGACGACGCGGCCCTCGCGGCCGCCCGCTACCTGTGCGACGCGGGCGTGGTCCAGGAGAAGATCGGCTTCACCGACGCGGTGCTGACCTACAACCGCAGCGCGCGCTACGCCCGCGACGTCAGCAGCACCGCGACCGCCTACGCCCGCGACACCGCCTGA
- the mfd gene encoding transcription-repair coupling factor translates to MTSTAPATASSPPALRDLAARLTAEPAIVAALGDRDDGVHEVALRGPAAMRPFVTQALAGVTTVLAVTATAREADDLARVLSASLGPDAVVSFPAWETLPHERLSPRSDTVGRRLATLRRLVHPVGAPPRVVVAPVRSVLQPQVRGLADLTPVEIRVGDDHELDALVRDLAAAAYTRVDLVERRGEFAVRGGIVDVFPPTEEHPLRLEFWGDTVEEIRRFAVADQRTLEPVDHVWAPPCRELLLTDAVRARAAQLATDHPALAELFGKIAEGHAVEGMESLAPALVDQMELFVELLPERSTILVCDPERVRARAHDLVATSEEFLQASWAAASAGGEAPIDLGAAAFHTLDDVHGQTLSLGHDWWSLSPFGSDIDGSRELDVEEAPTYRGDMDAALVDLRGWLGAGLEVAFVVPGHGQAQRTAEWLAENDLPAAIVEPGDEVASGVVRICCAELEHGVVALSLGLAVLTYDDLVGQRAADRSERKMPTRRRKQVDPLELSPGDHVVHEQHGVGRYVELVNRVVQGAAREYLVIEYGSSKRGQPADRLFLPMDQLDQISRYVGGESPTLDRLGGSDWTNRKNKARKAVRQIAGELIKLYAARQSTQGHAFGPDTPWQAELEDAFAYVETPDQLSTIEEVKRDMERVVPMDRLVCGDVGYGKTEIAVRAAFKAIQDGKQVILLVPTTLLVQQHYATFAERFGQFPVSIRPLSRFQTESESKATLEALAEGSVDLVIGTHRLLQPGVRIKDLGLVIVDEEQRFGVEHKEALKHLRAAVDVLSMSATPIPRTLEMAVTGIREMSTIATPPEERHPVLSFVGPYEDRQVVAAIRRELLREGQAFYIHNRVQSIDKAVARLRQLVPEVRVAAAHGQMSEAQLEQVMLDFWEKRYDVLVCTTIVESGLDVSNANTMIIERSDTLGLSQLHQLRGRVGRGSERAYAYFLYPPDKPLTETAHDRLATIAQHSELGGGMAVAMKDLEIRGAGNLLGGEQSGHIADVGFDLYVRLVGEAVAEFRGEAEPEREVRIELPIEAHLPLTYLPSERLRLEMYKRLAGVRTPDDVVELRAELVDRYGEPPEVVETLLQVALLRIKVRDAGLTEVTAAGSSVRFGEIALPDSAQMRLRRVYPKSLYKEAARIALVPRPRESGIGGKPLVGRALMDWVGTVVDTLVA, encoded by the coding sequence ATGACCTCCACCGCACCAGCCACCGCGAGCTCCCCGCCCGCGCTGCGTGACCTCGCGGCCCGCCTGACGGCCGAGCCGGCGATCGTGGCGGCCCTCGGTGACCGCGACGACGGCGTCCACGAGGTCGCCCTGCGGGGTCCGGCGGCGATGCGTCCGTTCGTGACGCAGGCCCTGGCGGGTGTCACGACCGTGCTCGCCGTGACGGCCACGGCGCGCGAGGCCGACGACCTCGCCCGCGTGCTGTCGGCGTCGTTGGGTCCCGATGCCGTGGTGTCCTTCCCCGCGTGGGAGACGCTGCCGCACGAGCGGCTCTCGCCGCGTTCGGACACCGTGGGGCGCCGGCTCGCGACGTTGCGCCGGCTCGTCCACCCGGTCGGCGCGCCCCCACGGGTGGTGGTCGCGCCGGTGCGGTCGGTCCTTCAGCCGCAGGTCAGGGGCCTGGCCGACCTGACGCCGGTCGAGATCCGTGTCGGGGACGACCACGAGCTCGACGCCCTCGTCCGTGACCTGGCGGCGGCCGCCTACACCCGGGTCGACCTCGTCGAGCGACGCGGCGAGTTCGCCGTGCGCGGCGGCATCGTCGACGTGTTCCCCCCGACGGAGGAGCACCCGCTCCGGCTCGAGTTCTGGGGCGACACGGTCGAGGAGATCCGCCGCTTCGCGGTGGCCGACCAGCGCACCCTCGAGCCGGTCGACCACGTGTGGGCCCCGCCGTGTCGCGAGCTGCTGCTCACCGACGCCGTCCGGGCCCGTGCCGCGCAGCTCGCGACCGATCACCCGGCCCTGGCCGAGCTGTTCGGCAAGATCGCCGAGGGGCACGCCGTGGAGGGCATGGAGTCCCTCGCGCCGGCGCTCGTCGACCAGATGGAGCTGTTCGTCGAGCTGCTGCCCGAGCGGTCGACGATCCTGGTCTGCGACCCCGAGCGGGTGCGGGCCCGTGCCCACGACCTGGTGGCCACCAGCGAGGAGTTCCTCCAGGCCTCGTGGGCGGCGGCGTCGGCGGGCGGCGAGGCGCCGATCGACCTGGGCGCCGCCGCCTTCCACACGCTCGACGACGTGCACGGGCAGACCCTGTCGCTGGGCCATGACTGGTGGTCGCTCTCGCCCTTCGGCAGCGACATCGACGGTAGTCGTGAGCTGGACGTCGAGGAGGCCCCGACCTACCGCGGCGACATGGACGCGGCCCTGGTCGACCTGAGGGGTTGGCTGGGAGCCGGCCTCGAGGTGGCGTTCGTGGTGCCCGGTCACGGCCAGGCCCAGCGCACCGCCGAGTGGCTGGCGGAGAACGACCTGCCGGCCGCGATCGTCGAACCGGGCGACGAGGTCGCGAGCGGTGTCGTGCGCATCTGCTGCGCCGAGCTGGAGCACGGTGTCGTCGCGCTGTCGCTGGGCCTGGCCGTGCTGACCTACGACGACCTGGTCGGTCAGCGGGCGGCCGACCGCTCCGAGCGCAAGATGCCCACCCGCCGTCGCAAGCAGGTCGACCCGCTGGAGCTGTCACCGGGCGACCACGTGGTGCACGAGCAGCACGGTGTCGGCCGCTACGTCGAGCTGGTGAACCGGGTCGTGCAGGGCGCGGCGCGCGAGTACCTGGTCATCGAGTACGGCTCCAGCAAGCGGGGCCAACCGGCCGACCGGCTCTTCCTGCCGATGGACCAGCTCGACCAGATCAGTCGCTACGTCGGGGGTGAGAGCCCCACGCTGGACCGGCTCGGCGGCTCGGACTGGACCAACCGCAAGAACAAGGCGCGCAAGGCGGTCCGGCAGATCGCCGGCGAGCTGATCAAGCTGTACGCGGCCCGGCAGTCGACCCAGGGGCACGCGTTCGGCCCCGACACCCCGTGGCAGGCCGAGCTGGAGGACGCCTTCGCCTACGTCGAGACGCCCGACCAGCTCAGCACCATCGAGGAGGTCAAGCGCGACATGGAGCGCGTGGTCCCGATGGACCGGCTGGTCTGCGGCGACGTCGGCTACGGCAAGACCGAGATCGCGGTCCGGGCGGCCTTCAAGGCGATCCAGGACGGCAAGCAGGTCATCCTGCTGGTGCCCACGACCCTGCTGGTGCAGCAGCACTACGCGACCTTCGCCGAGCGGTTCGGCCAGTTCCCGGTGTCGATCCGTCCCCTGTCGCGGTTCCAGACCGAGTCCGAGAGCAAGGCCACCCTGGAGGCGCTCGCCGAGGGTTCGGTCGACCTGGTCATCGGCACCCACCGGCTGCTCCAGCCGGGGGTGCGCATCAAGGACCTCGGGCTGGTCATCGTCGACGAGGAGCAGCGCTTCGGCGTCGAGCACAAGGAGGCGCTCAAGCACCTGCGGGCCGCCGTCGACGTGCTCAGCATGTCGGCCACGCCGATCCCGCGCACGCTCGAGATGGCGGTGACCGGCATCCGTGAGATGTCGACCATCGCCACGCCTCCGGAGGAGCGGCACCCGGTGCTGAGCTTCGTCGGGCCGTACGAGGACCGTCAGGTCGTGGCCGCCATCCGCCGCGAGCTGCTGCGCGAGGGTCAGGCGTTCTACATCCACAACCGGGTGCAGAGCATCGACAAGGCCGTCGCCCGTCTGCGGCAGCTGGTGCCGGAGGTGCGGGTCGCCGCCGCCCACGGCCAGATGAGCGAGGCCCAGCTGGAGCAGGTGATGCTGGACTTCTGGGAGAAGCGCTACGACGTGCTGGTCTGCACCACGATCGTGGAGTCTGGGCTGGACGTCTCGAACGCCAACACCATGATCATCGAGCGCTCCGACACGCTGGGGCTGTCGCAGCTGCACCAGCTGCGTGGACGGGTCGGCCGCGGCAGCGAGCGGGCCTACGCGTACTTCCTGTACCCCCCGGACAAGCCGCTCACCGAGACCGCGCACGACCGCCTGGCGACCATCGCCCAGCACTCCGAGCTCGGCGGCGGCATGGCCGTGGCCATGAAGGACCTGGAGATCCGCGGCGCGGGCAACCTGCTGGGCGGTGAGCAGTCCGGTCACATCGCCGACGTCGGTTTCGACCTGTACGTGCGGCTGGTCGGCGAGGCCGTCGCGGAGTTCCGCGGCGAGGCCGAGCCGGAGCGCGAGGTCAGGATCGAGCTGCCCATCGAGGCCCACCTCCCGCTCACCTACCTGCCGAGCGAGCGGCTGCGGCTGGAGATGTACAAGCGGCTCGCCGGTGTGCGCACCCCCGACGACGTCGTCGAGCTGCGGGCCGAGCTGGTCGACCGGTACGGGGAGCCGCCCGAGGTCGTCGAGACGTTGCTGCAGGTGGCGCTGCTGCGCATCAAGGTCCGCGACGCCGGGCTCACCGAGGTCACCGCGGCCGGCTCCAGCGTGCGGTTCGGGGAGATCGCCCTCCCGGACTCCGCGCAGATGCGCCTGCGCCGGGTGTACCCCAAGAGTCTGTACAAGGAGGCGGCGCGGATCGCGCTGGTGCCGCGTCCGCGGGAGTCCGGCATCGGCGGCAAGCCGCTCGTGGGGCGTGCGCTGATGGACTGGGTCGGTACGGTCGTCGACACCCTGGTGGCCTGA
- the pth gene encoding aminoacyl-tRNA hydrolase — translation MTWLIAGLGNPGPAYAATRHNVGYLVTDVLAERVGGRWKSHRASRAEVVEGRLAGERVVLGRSRSYMNESGGPVKAMATFFDVEPEHLVVVHDELDIDFGQLRLKLGGGDNGHNGLKSIRGSLGTGDFHRVRVGIGRPPGQQTVHDYVLKPWSAAERKELDLNVVEAADAVESLLTRGLEATQSAFNR, via the coding sequence GTGACCTGGCTGATCGCCGGGCTCGGCAACCCGGGCCCGGCGTACGCCGCCACCCGGCACAACGTCGGGTACCTCGTCACCGACGTTCTCGCCGAGCGGGTCGGCGGCCGGTGGAAGTCGCACCGGGCCAGCCGCGCCGAGGTGGTCGAGGGCCGGCTCGCCGGGGAGCGGGTCGTCCTGGGCCGCAGCCGTTCCTACATGAACGAGAGCGGTGGACCGGTCAAGGCCATGGCGACGTTCTTCGACGTCGAGCCGGAGCACCTCGTGGTGGTGCACGACGAGCTCGACATCGACTTCGGGCAGCTGCGTCTGAAGCTCGGCGGTGGCGACAACGGTCACAACGGGCTGAAGTCGATCCGCGGATCGCTCGGCACCGGTGACTTCCACCGGGTCAGGGTCGGCATCGGCCGGCCCCCCGGTCAGCAGACCGTCCATGACTACGTGCTCAAGCCCTGGTCGGCCGCCGAGCGCAAGGAGCTCGACCTGAACGTGGTCGAGGCCGCCGACGCCGTCGAGTCCCTGCTGACCCGTGGCCTCGAGGCCACGCAGAGCGCCTTCAACCGCTAG
- a CDS encoding 50S ribosomal protein L25/general stress protein Ctc — protein sequence MAEIKIAAQTRTEFGKGAARRIRRADQVPAVLYGHGSDPVHVTLPGHDLMLALKNSNALLSIDLDSGSHLVIPKQVQRDPLKGFIEHADLLIVKKGEKVTVDIPLTLVGQAGPDTLVVTENSTVSIEAEATHIPNEIEVSIEGLAAGEQILAKDLVLPKGSTIAGDEDQLMINIVNAPSTAEVEAELAEAEAEVGIEHDAPESEAGDSSDAAGDEDGSAESE from the coding sequence GTGGCCGAGATCAAGATCGCCGCCCAGACCCGCACCGAGTTCGGCAAGGGGGCCGCCCGCCGCATCCGTCGCGCCGACCAGGTGCCCGCCGTGCTGTACGGCCACGGCTCCGACCCCGTGCACGTGACCCTGCCGGGCCACGACCTGATGCTCGCGCTGAAGAACTCCAACGCGCTGCTGAGCATCGACCTCGACTCCGGCTCGCACCTGGTGATCCCCAAGCAGGTCCAGCGTGACCCGCTGAAGGGCTTCATCGAGCACGCCGACCTGCTGATCGTCAAGAAGGGCGAGAAGGTCACCGTCGACATCCCGCTGACCCTCGTCGGTCAGGCCGGCCCCGACACCCTGGTCGTCACGGAGAACTCCACCGTGTCGATCGAGGCCGAGGCCACGCACATCCCGAACGAGATCGAGGTCTCGATCGAGGGTCTGGCCGCCGGGGAGCAGATCCTGGCCAAGGACCTGGTGCTGCCGAAGGGCTCGACCATCGCCGGCGACGAGGACCAGCTGATGATCAACATCGTCAACGCTCCGTCCACCGCCGAGGTCGAGGCCGAGCTGGCCGAGGCCGAGGCCGAGGTCGGCATCGAGCACGACGCTCCCGAGTCCGAGGCCGGCGACTCCTCCGACGCCGCTGGCGACGAGGACGGGTCGGCCGAGTCGGAGTGA
- a CDS encoding ribose-phosphate diphosphokinase → MLFSGRAHPVLAQEVAELLEVDLVPTTAYDFANGEIYVRFDESVRGCDAFVIQSHAAPINDAIMEQLIMIDALKRASAKRITVVLPFYGYARQDKKHLGREPISARLMADLFLSAGADRLMTVDLHTAQIQGFFDGPVDHLLAMPILTRHVRSTYGDRPLAVVSPDAGRIKVAESWANALGGAPLAFIHKTRDVNRPNESKANRVVGEVKDRTCILVDDLIDTGGTIVQAAEALMAEGAAEVVVAATHAVFSGPAVDRLKNSVATEVIITNTLPLADAQHFDNLTVLSIAPLFAQAIAAVFEDGSVTSLFKD, encoded by the coding sequence ATGCTGTTCTCGGGGCGCGCGCACCCGGTCCTGGCCCAGGAGGTGGCCGAGCTGCTCGAGGTCGACCTCGTGCCCACCACGGCCTACGACTTCGCCAACGGCGAGATCTACGTGCGGTTCGACGAGTCGGTGCGCGGCTGCGACGCCTTCGTCATCCAGAGCCATGCCGCGCCGATCAACGACGCGATCATGGAGCAGCTCATCATGATCGACGCGCTGAAGCGCGCCTCGGCCAAGCGGATCACCGTCGTGCTGCCGTTCTACGGCTACGCCCGTCAGGACAAGAAGCACCTCGGGCGTGAGCCCATCTCGGCCCGGCTGATGGCCGACCTGTTCCTGTCCGCCGGGGCCGACCGGCTGATGACCGTCGACCTGCACACCGCCCAGATCCAGGGATTCTTCGACGGCCCCGTCGACCACCTGCTGGCGATGCCCATCCTCACGCGCCACGTGCGCAGCACCTACGGGGACCGGCCGCTCGCCGTCGTCTCGCCGGACGCGGGCCGCATCAAGGTCGCCGAGTCGTGGGCCAACGCCCTCGGCGGCGCGCCGTTGGCGTTCATCCACAAGACCCGCGACGTCAACCGGCCGAACGAGAGCAAGGCCAACCGGGTCGTGGGCGAGGTCAAGGACCGCACCTGCATCCTGGTCGACGACCTCATCGACACCGGCGGCACCATCGTGCAGGCCGCCGAGGCCCTGATGGCCGAGGGGGCGGCCGAGGTGGTCGTGGCGGCCACCCATGCGGTGTTCTCGGGCCCGGCGGTCGACCGGCTGAAGAACTCCGTCGCCACCGAGGTGATCATCACGAACACCCTGCCGTTGGCCGACGCCCAGCACTTCGACAACCTGACCGTCCTGTCGATCGCCCCGCTCTTCGCCCAGGCGATCGCGGCGGTGTTCGAGGACGGCTCGGTCACGAGCCTGTTCAAGGACTGA
- the glmU gene encoding bifunctional UDP-N-acetylglucosamine diphosphorylase/glucosamine-1-phosphate N-acetyltransferase GlmU — protein sequence MSDQVTAIVLAAGAGTRMRSRTAKVLHPIGGRSMIAHALLAVQQTGAGTVVAVVGHQRDQVSAEISAIDPSVVHAVQEEQRGTGHAVQVALDALGAVPTGTVLITYGDVPLLTGDTLSTLLREHRDAGRAVSVLTYRPLDPAGYGRIVRAEDGSVLAIREHRDASADELAITEVNSGILAVDAGFLDRAVRSLDAGNTQGEYYLTDIVGRAVQDGLPVGAHVLEDLWQTEGVNDRHQLARLGRALNDRLTRHWMDEGVTIVDPATTWIDSAVQLGQDVTLLPGTQLLGATVVADGATIGPDTTLRDVEVGPDAEVVRTHGSNAVIGAGTTVGPFAYLRPGTVTGTGAKIGTFVETKNTRLGDGAKAPHLSYLGDADIGEGTNIGAGTITANYDGVAKHRTSIGRHARTGSDNVFVAPVSIGDGAYTAAGTTVRDDVPPGALAVGGDRQRTMEGWVEARRPGSASAEAARRAQESTGE from the coding sequence GTGAGCGACCAGGTCACCGCCATCGTCCTCGCTGCCGGCGCGGGCACCCGGATGCGTTCGCGCACCGCGAAGGTGCTGCACCCCATCGGCGGACGCAGCATGATCGCGCACGCCCTGCTGGCGGTGCAGCAGACCGGTGCCGGCACGGTCGTCGCCGTCGTCGGGCACCAGCGCGACCAGGTGTCGGCCGAGATCAGCGCGATCGACCCGTCGGTGGTCCACGCCGTGCAGGAGGAGCAGCGGGGCACCGGCCACGCCGTCCAGGTCGCGCTCGACGCCCTCGGTGCGGTGCCGACCGGAACGGTCCTCATCACCTACGGGGACGTGCCGCTGCTGACCGGCGACACGCTCAGCACGCTCCTGCGCGAGCACCGCGACGCCGGTCGAGCCGTGTCGGTCCTGACCTACCGGCCGCTCGACCCGGCCGGCTACGGCCGGATCGTCAGGGCCGAGGACGGGTCGGTGCTGGCGATCCGCGAGCACCGCGATGCCAGCGCCGACGAGCTCGCCATCACCGAGGTCAACAGCGGGATCCTCGCCGTCGACGCGGGGTTCCTCGACCGCGCCGTGCGTTCCCTGGACGCCGGCAACACCCAGGGGGAGTACTACCTGACCGACATCGTCGGCCGCGCGGTGCAGGACGGGCTCCCGGTCGGCGCCCACGTGCTCGAGGACCTCTGGCAGACCGAGGGGGTCAACGACCGCCACCAGCTCGCGCGGCTGGGACGCGCCCTCAACGACCGCCTCACGCGGCACTGGATGGACGAGGGGGTGACCATCGTCGACCCGGCGACCACCTGGATCGACTCGGCCGTGCAGCTGGGTCAGGACGTCACCCTGCTGCCCGGGACCCAGCTGCTCGGCGCCACGGTGGTGGCGGACGGCGCCACGATCGGACCCGACACGACCCTGCGCGACGTCGAGGTGGGCCCCGACGCCGAGGTCGTCCGCACCCACGGGTCGAACGCCGTGATCGGCGCCGGGACCACCGTCGGACCGTTCGCCTACCTCCGTCCGGGCACGGTGACCGGTACCGGGGCCAAGATCGGCACGTTCGTCGAGACCAAGAACACCCGCCTCGGCGACGGCGCCAAGGCGCCGCACCTGTCGTACCTCGGTGACGCCGACATCGGCGAGGGGACCAACATCGGGGCGGGCACGATCACGGCCAACTACGACGGGGTCGCCAAGCACCGCACCAGCATCGGCCGGCACGCCCGCACCGGCTCCGACAACGTGTTCGTCGCGCCCGTCTCGATCGGTGACGGCGCCTACACGGCAGCCGGTACCACGGTGCGCGACGACGTCCCGCCGGGGGCGCTGGCCGTCGGAGGGGACCGGCAGAGGACCATGGAGGGGTGGGTCGAGGCCAGGCGGCCCGGCTCCGCATCCGCCGAGGCAGCACGTCGAGCACAGGAGTCCACCGGTGAGTAG
- a CDS encoding amidase family protein, which yields MDLHELVAAGPTTQTARLRAGDVSATELARATVERIDAESSRLNAVVELLGEEATAMAAAADRRRSAGEDGPLLGVPIAVKNDLDVAGHVTGLGSRAMNRKATTDADLVARLRELGAVVVASTALPELAVYGFTESAATGVTRNPHDTGHTPGGSSGGSAALVAAGAVGLATASDGAGSIRIPAACCGLVGFKPTHGTVPSSGGWIGLSTQGGLTRTVADSALYLDAVGTFATSLTSAAAGGGPEPLRIGLSTSASAATRAEPLDPEVTGAMRRAADALAAAGHDVREVEIPYGLDAKALTVRYLAGIREVAGTVDDPALLERRTRSIARLGRPFGRGAIDAACRAGHRWGATVHDTAGVDVFLTPVMSGPALPVGHFDGRGALRTVLSMNAFYPYTAQWNHAGTPAVSLPAGTSRSGLPLAVQLIARRGDDADLMALAAQLEAGLGTDG from the coding sequence ATGGACCTGCACGAGCTGGTGGCCGCCGGCCCCACCACCCAGACCGCCCGTCTCCGCGCCGGGGACGTGTCGGCCACCGAGCTGGCACGAGCCACCGTCGAACGCATCGACGCCGAGTCGTCGCGACTCAACGCCGTCGTCGAGCTGCTGGGCGAGGAGGCCACCGCGATGGCGGCCGCGGCGGATCGGCGCCGGTCGGCCGGCGAGGACGGCCCGCTGCTGGGCGTGCCGATCGCGGTGAAGAACGACCTCGACGTGGCGGGGCACGTGACCGGGCTCGGCAGCCGAGCCATGAACCGCAAGGCGACGACGGACGCGGACCTGGTGGCACGACTGCGCGAGCTCGGAGCCGTCGTGGTGGCGTCCACCGCGCTGCCCGAGCTGGCGGTCTACGGGTTCACCGAGTCGGCCGCGACCGGGGTGACGCGCAACCCGCACGACACCGGCCACACGCCGGGTGGTTCCTCGGGCGGGTCCGCCGCGCTCGTGGCCGCGGGCGCGGTGGGACTCGCCACGGCTTCGGACGGCGCCGGGTCCATCCGCATCCCGGCCGCCTGCTGCGGTCTGGTGGGGTTCAAGCCGACCCACGGCACGGTCCCGAGCTCCGGGGGGTGGATCGGCCTGTCGACGCAGGGCGGCCTGACCCGCACGGTCGCCGACAGTGCCCTGTACCTCGACGCCGTCGGCACGTTCGCGACCTCGTTGACGTCGGCCGCTGCAGGAGGCGGGCCCGAGCCGCTGCGGATCGGTCTCAGCACCAGTGCCTCCGCGGCGACCCGTGCCGAACCCCTCGACCCCGAGGTGACCGGGGCGATGCGGCGGGCGGCCGACGCGCTCGCCGCGGCCGGTCACGACGTCCGCGAGGTCGAGATCCCGTACGGGCTGGACGCCAAGGCCCTGACGGTCCGGTACCTCGCCGGCATCCGGGAGGTGGCCGGGACGGTCGACGACCCGGCGCTGCTCGAACGTCGCACCAGGTCGATCGCCCGGCTGGGTCGTCCGTTCGGGCGCGGCGCGATCGACGCGGCATGCCGGGCCGGCCACCGCTGGGGTGCCACGGTGCACGACACGGCCGGCGTGGACGTCTTCCTCACGCCCGTGATGAGCGGTCCGGCCCTGCCGGTCGGTCACTTCGACGGCAGAGGCGCCCTCCGCACCGTGCTGTCGATGAACGCCTTCTACCCGTACACCGCGCAGTGGAACCACGCGGGCACGCCCGCGGTCTCGCTGCCGGCCGGGACGAGTCGGTCGGGCCTGCCGCTGGCCGTGCAGCTGATCGCCCGGCGTGGCGACGACGCCGACCTGATGGCGCTGGCGGCCCAGCTGGAGGCGGGGCTCGGCACCGACGGCTGA
- a CDS encoding MarR family winged helix-turn-helix transcriptional regulator has product MNAATPVGHDEVDRLIAAWQRERPDVDVSPMAVLSRISRLAVHLDRARQQAFSAHGLVGWEFDVLSALRRSGEPYQLSPGQLLAETLVTSGTMTNRVDRLVQRGLVERRPDPDDRRGVMVRLTADGRGAVDAALAELMRHERELLSALGAGDVEHLATALRSLTVPFES; this is encoded by the coding sequence ATGAACGCTGCGACGCCGGTGGGACACGACGAGGTCGACCGCCTCATCGCGGCCTGGCAGCGCGAACGCCCGGACGTCGACGTGTCGCCGATGGCGGTGCTCAGCCGCATCTCGCGCCTCGCCGTCCACCTCGACCGGGCCCGGCAGCAGGCGTTCTCCGCCCATGGCCTGGTCGGGTGGGAGTTCGACGTCCTGTCGGCCCTGCGTCGCTCCGGCGAGCCGTACCAGCTGTCGCCGGGCCAGCTGCTCGCCGAGACCCTGGTGACCAGCGGCACGATGACCAACCGGGTCGACCGGCTGGTGCAGCGGGGACTCGTGGAGCGACGGCCCGACCCCGACGACCGGCGCGGCGTGATGGTCCGCCTCACCGCCGACGGGCGGGGTGCGGTCGATGCCGCCCTGGCCGAGCTGATGCGGCACGAACGCGAGCTGTTGTCGGCGCTCGGCGCAGGGGACGTCGAGCACCTCGCCACGGCGCTCCGCTCGCTCACCGTGCCCTTCGAGTCCTGA